A genomic segment from Cyprinus carpio isolate SPL01 chromosome A4, ASM1834038v1, whole genome shotgun sequence encodes:
- the LOC122140762 gene encoding gastrula zinc finger protein XlCGF57.1-like, which translates to MRIHTGEKPFICKQCGKSFNEHGNLKVHMRIHTKEKPFICSQCGKSFTHKSTFNAHMTIHTGEKPYTCKLCGNNFVGKGSFNMHMRIHTGEKPYTCPQCGKSFTQQGNFNRHKRIHTGEKPFTCKLCGNSFTRQTSFNGHMRIHTREKQ; encoded by the coding sequence atgagaattcacactggagagaagcctttcatctgcaaacagtgtggaaagagtttcaatgaacacggaaaccttaaagtccacatgaggattcacaccaAGGAGAAGCCTTTCATCtgctctcaatgtggaaagagttttacacataaaagCACTTTTAATGCCCACATGActattcacacaggagagaagccttacacatgcaaACTGTGTGGGAATAATTTTGTTGGAAAAGGAAGCTTTAACAtgcacatgaggattcacaccggcgagaagccttacacatgccctcagtgtggaaagagtttcactcaacaAGGAAACTTTAACAGGCAcaagagaattcacactggagagaagccgttcacatgtaaactgtgtggaaatagtttcaCACGACAAACAAGCTTTAAcgggcacatgagaattcacaccagAGAGAAGCAATAA